One Panicum virgatum strain AP13 chromosome 9K, P.virgatum_v5, whole genome shotgun sequence genomic region harbors:
- the LOC120647815 gene encoding translation initiation factor IF-2-like has protein sequence MPVLEESRAGAEGGGVDDSDRRRCSCLPFCFWGGAKSAGAPARKRRRRRRLRLSWLAWPWFFRKGGGKRKGAGGDGSGKSKRRGTRLLLLLTASLQPKKALASVVSGGGGALLPAKRLKGLEIIICSGERTQISLSFHLAYKLCSSTLLYDLFLATLAVNPSLRATVVADLLAAHSHDPACVGFSQWLLNHAIDPDQELAAAEGEVAAEQEARGSGGPRGRRGQGGGDEEGGGQGAGADWEPASLNGASRPAPSSSGHSLPARWPEWLPAAVAGEPSSSSSSLEAPAEWAGRHRPRSRGGRRRRHGPAAVPCALELHGAAPASSRGRGRQAPRAGARRNRCGDGGLAHAASVSAAGGGAEEGGIGSRGGGGGPRMALSATPRSKASASHGQRRTTGQAAAGSRKPRRQLRPRAPGARARRPLVPGRRRRASRARDHPTGQPPSPPAAPGEREPRRGGTRSVIGSTAPGGGAGGLWTAATTLGVIVLFGRVTAVVFLCSCLYGARFVRARAAGAGAKAQSSGVAGGSRRFGDPAVGVAAEKAVAVGPRAAEECKKKVVVAGLLDRAGKTPSSRFGR, from the exons ATGCCTGTGCTCGAGGAGAGCCGCGCCGGAGctgagggcggcggcgtcgacgatTCTGACAGGCGACGGTGCTCGTGCCTGCCGTTCTGCTTCTGGGGCGGCGCCAAGTCCgcgggcgcgccggcgaggaagaggcggcggcggcgcaggctcaGGCTGTCGTGGCTCGCGTGGCCGTGGTTCTTCCGGAAGGGCGGCGGCAAGCGTAAGGGtgcgggcggcgacggcagcgggAAGAGCAAGCGGAGGGGgacgcggctgctgctgctgctcacggCGTCGCTGCAGCCCAAGAAGGCGCTCGCGTCCGTCGtctccggaggcggcggcgccctcctcccGGCCAAG AGACTAAAGGGACTAGAGATCATTATTTGCAGTGGTGAAAGGACCCAAATATCCCTCTCCTTCCACCTCGCCTACAAGCTCTGCTCCTCCACGCTCCTCTACGACCTCTTCCTCGCCACGCTCGCCGTGAACCCCTCCCTCCGCGCCACCGTCGTCGccgacctcctcgccgcccaCTCCCACGACCCCGCCTGCGTCGGCTTCTCGCAATGGCTCCTTAACCACGCCATCGACCCCGACCAGGAGCTCGCCGCAGCGGAGGGCGAGGTGGCCGCAGAGCAGGAGGCGCGCGGATCAGGTGGCCCCCGAGGGCGCCGAGGACAAGGAGGAGGagacgaggagggaggaggccaAGGAGCTGGAGCGGATTGGGAGCCAGCGAGCCTCAACGGCGCCTCCCGCCCGGCGCCCTCGTCCTCGGGCCACTCCCTCCCGGCGCGTTGGCCGGAGTGGctaccggcggcggtggcgggtgagccctcctcctcctcctcctcgctggaGGCGCCGGCGGAGTGGGCGGGGCGCCATCGGCCGCGGAGCCgcggggggcggcgccgccgccatggacccgccgccgtgccgtgtGCCCTCGAGCTCCACGGGGCAGCGCCCGCGAGCTctagggggcgggggcggcaagCTCCACGGGCGGGCGCCAGGAGGAACAGGTGCGGCGACGGGGGGCTGGCGCATGCTGCGTCGGTgtcggcggcgggaggaggcgcagaggaGGGGGGAATCGGGTCGcgagggggtgggggtgggccCCGCATGG CACTTTCGGCGACGCCAAGAAGCAAAGCAAGCGCAAGCCACGGCCAGCGGCGGACGACGGGCCAAGCGGCAGCAGGCAGCCGCAAGCCTCGGCGACAGCTGCGACCGCGAGCACCCGGTGCACGGGCACGGCGCCCGCTCGTTCCCGGACGGAGGAGACGAGCCAGCCGAGCCCGAGACCACCCGACGGgccagccgccgtcgccgccggccgcacctGGCGAGCGCGAGCCCCGTCGAGGCGGCACTCGTTCCGTCATCGGGTCGACAgcaccgggcggcggcgccggcgggctgtggacggcggcgacgacgctgGGCGTGATCGTGCTCTTCGGCCGCGTCACCGCGGTGGTCTTCCTGTGCTCGTGCCTGTACGGCGCGCGCTTCGTCCGGGCGAgggctgccggcgccggcgccaaggCCCAGAGCAGCGGTGTCGCTGGCGGCAGCCGGCGGTTCGGCGACCCGGCGGTGGGGGTGGCCGCCGAGAAAGCCGTGGCGGTGGGGCCGCGCGCCGCGGAGGAGTGCAAGAAGAAGGTGGTCGTGGCGGGGTTGCTCGACAGGGCAGGCAAGACGCCCTCGTCGCGTTTTGGTAGGTGA